The Mucilaginibacter terrae region CCTTGTATCTAACTCGTAACCAATAAAAGTAAACACACCTATAATAACAACCATCTGAAAGGCTATGCCTGTATATTTAATATAGTTGTTAACCGGTTTACTCATACTTATAGTTTATATTATATAGTGTATTATGAATTGCTGCAAATTTATGAAACGCGTTGCAGAGTATTTAGTAAATTAGCCTGGCTTTTTACAACCTATGTACATTTAACTTGAAGCGCACTTTAAAAAACATACGTCCTTTTCATTTGGTGATGCTTTTGCTATTGGCCGGTTGCTCGCTCGAAAAAGAGAGTGCGGTAAACCGGGGGCTGCAAAATCTTACTGCACGCTACAATATTTTATTTAACGCCAATGAGCTTTTAACAATAAAACAGGAAAGCTACGCCACTGCTTTTATTGACGATTACGACCGTGTATTAAACGTATACCAGGATACCGCTTCAACCCGGGCCACGGGCGATAAGGAACTGGACGAAGTAGTGGTAAAAGCCAACAAAATCATCAGCATTAAAGAACAAAGCAATTATATTGATGATGCCTACCTCCTGCTGGCAAAAGCTGCCCATTTGCGGGGCGATTATTTTAACTCGGTTGAGTATTGCGGTTACATAACCCGTTCATTCAGGCAAAACGTTAAAATTGTGCAGCAGGCCCGTGCCTGGCAAATACGCTCGTTGCTATACCTTAACCAACTACAACAGGCCAAAGTGCTTTTAGATACCGCCATTATCAACCTTACTGATAAGCAAAAAACCGAGGCTGGCATGATTTACGCCGCAGGTATGCAGTTGTATATCGACGCTCAAAACTACCCCGATGCTATTGATATGGGCAAAAGAGCTATTCCGCTGGCCACTGGTTCGCAGCAGCGTTTGCGCTGGATATTTATACTGGCGCAACTGCAGGAGCTCACCAAACAACCGGCCGATGCTTACGACAACTATACCCGAGTTGTAAAAAGTAATGCGCCGTTTGTAATGGCTTTTAACGCCGAAATTAACCGCATACGCATAGAGGATATTCAAAACGGCCGTAATATAAGCCGTGCCGACCGCCTGAAGAGTTTACTCCGCAACGAGAACAACTTGGAGTTTAAAGACCAGATATATTATCAGCTGGGCGAATTAGCCATCATTAACAATCAAACTGATGAGGCTGTAAAGAATTACGAACTGTCTGTTAAGAACAGTCTCCGTAATCAAAATCAAAAGGGTTTGAGTTACCTGCGCCTGGCCGACATCAGCTTTAAAAACAAAAGCGATTATGTAACCGCCCGTAAGTATTACGATAGCACTTTGATTAGCTTATCGCCCAATTACCCGGGTTACCAAACCATAAAAACCAAGGCCGATAACCTGCAACTGATCGCTGATAAGCTACATATCATAGCGCGTGAAGATACCCTGCAAGCCTTGGCAAAGTTAGATACCGCTACCCGCAGTAGGCGCATCGAAGAAATGGCTAAACGCGATGAGGAACAAAAATCTCTTACTGCAGCAAGCAACGCCTCTGCCTCAGCAAATACAATTAACCCGGCTAATAATCTTACCAGTGTTGACAATAGCAAAACGCCAACCACCAACGGCGCCGACCCAAGCGGATTTTATTTTGATAACACCGGGGCTATAAGCCAGGGCTTTACTGATTTTAAGCGTAAATGGGGAAACCGCCGTTTGGAAGATAACTGGCGGCGAAGCGTGCGTAACAACAGCGACATTACCACCAATACTGCTAATTCATCACAAACGGTTAACCCTGGAGTGGTTCTTCCAAACATGCAGAAGAGTACGGAAGACGTGGCATCAAACAACGCCAAGCAGGATTTATTGCAAAGTATACCGGTTACACCCGAGCAGATCGAAAAATCAAACCAGCGTATATATAATGCCTATGTTGATTTAGCAGTTTTTTACCGCGATGTGCTGAATGATAAACCAGAGGCAATTGCTACTTTTGAACAGCTGCTGAAACGTTTCCCGAAAGATGAAAACCTGGCGGCCAATTATTACAACCTTTACCGTTTGTATGCCGATGTAAACCCATCGCGCTCCGAGGAGTATAAAACCCTTATTTTAAATCAGTATCCTAACAGCACTTTTGCCAGGGTAATTACCGATCCTGATTTTGCCCGCCGTTTGGATGATAAAGATGCCGAGCTGAACGCTTTTTATAACCAGATATACGATTTATACGTTCAGCGCCAGTACCCGCGGGTAATTACCCGTTCAGACGAATTATTGCGCCAATACCCTGATAATCGTATTTCTCCGCAAATAGCCTATTTACGTGCATTAGCCTCAGGCCACCAGGAAAAGGTGACGCCTTTCCGCAGCGAATTAGTGCAAATAAACACCCGCTATCCTAATGATGCCCTAATTACACCGCTGGTAAGGCAACACCTTATATATATAGATGCTAACCAGGCCGAGATGGCAACCCGCCGCTTTGCCGTTATTGACAGCGACCCGAATGCTCCTGTATTTATTCCAGAGCCCGTGGTTCAGCCTAAATTACAACAACCTGTAATTGCAGCCGCCAAACCACCTGTTAACAAACCGGAGCCTAAGCCTGCGGTTAAAGAACCTGTTGTTGCAAAAACACCGCCGGTAGAAAAAACTGTTGCGCCTGCCCCTACTGTTACAGCCCCGGTAATACCACCACCTGCCCCATCAATTTTTAATAACCGCGATAGCACAAATTACTATTTTACCATTAATGTGAGTAGTGGTACAACCAACCTATCGTCTTCGAGGTTTGGGTTTGGGCAGTTTAACCGCACAATTTACCGTGGAAACGGTGTAAAACACCAGCTAAAACCGGTGGGTGCCGATAACCAGCTTATTTATATAGGCGTGTTTAACAGTAAAGATGCAGCCAAAGAATACGCCAGGCAAATTGTACCCTTGTTACCACAGATCATGAAGGTTCCGGCAGATAAATACAGCTTTTTTATCATCACTCAAGAAAATCTGGATAAATTAGCCGACCGAAAAACTTTGGATAGCTATATTGATTACTATCAAAAAAACTTTTAACCGATGTTTGTAAAACTTACTCAACACGAAATAAAACGTTATAACTGGATGATATGGAAAGCAGCCATTGCCTTCCTGTTATTTATTACGCTAATTTTTACGCTTACAGCCTTTGGCGTGTTCGGCAGTCTGCCGTCGTTCCGCGATCTGGAAAACCCGAAAAGCAACCAGGCATCTGAGATCATCTCCTCTGATAAAAAAATATTAGGTAAGTATTTTGTGCAAAACCGGTCGAGCGTTACCTATAATCAAATATCGCCCAATGTAATTAACGCGCTTGTTGCTACCGAGGATAATCGCTTCCTGAAGCATTCGGGTATTGATTTTGGCCGTACGTTTACCATTATTTTGTATAACCTTATTGGTAAAAAACAAGGTGGCAGTACTATTACGCAACAATTAGCGCTTAACTTGTTTTCGGAGCGTTCGCACGACTTTACTACACGCATACGCCAAAAACTACAGGAATGGGTAATTGCAGTTCGTTTGGAGCGTAACTATACCAAAGAAGAGATTTTGACCATGTACTTAAACACGGTTGATTTTGGGGCTTACAATACCTTTGGCATAAGTTCGGCCGCAGCTACTTACTTTAATACTACTCCTGATAAACTTACCCCCGATCAGGCAGCGCTGTTAATTGGTATGATAAACGGACCGGGGCTTTACTCCCCCATTCGTCACCCCGATAACGCCATTAGCCGCCGTAACTTTGTTTTACGCCGCATGGCCGAAGAGGATTATTTGAGTGAAGGCCAGGCCGCAGAGTTTAAAGCAAAACCGCTGGGCTTAAACTTTCACCCTACCGATCATAATGAGGGTTTAGCTACCTATTTTCGTTCGGTATTGAAAAAGGATGTGCAGAAGATTTTAAATGCACAAGACCTGCATAAATCAGATGGTACGCCTTATGATCTTGACCGTGATGGTTTAAGAATTTATACCACCATTAACTTCACCATGCAGCAATACGCCGAAGATGCTCAGCGTGAGTATATGAAGCA contains the following coding sequences:
- the porW gene encoding type IX secretion system periplasmic lipoprotein PorW/SprE, whose amino-acid sequence is MKRTLKNIRPFHLVMLLLLAGCSLEKESAVNRGLQNLTARYNILFNANELLTIKQESYATAFIDDYDRVLNVYQDTASTRATGDKELDEVVVKANKIISIKEQSNYIDDAYLLLAKAAHLRGDYFNSVEYCGYITRSFRQNVKIVQQARAWQIRSLLYLNQLQQAKVLLDTAIINLTDKQKTEAGMIYAAGMQLYIDAQNYPDAIDMGKRAIPLATGSQQRLRWIFILAQLQELTKQPADAYDNYTRVVKSNAPFVMAFNAEINRIRIEDIQNGRNISRADRLKSLLRNENNLEFKDQIYYQLGELAIINNQTDEAVKNYELSVKNSLRNQNQKGLSYLRLADISFKNKSDYVTARKYYDSTLISLSPNYPGYQTIKTKADNLQLIADKLHIIAREDTLQALAKLDTATRSRRIEEMAKRDEEQKSLTAASNASASANTINPANNLTSVDNSKTPTTNGADPSGFYFDNTGAISQGFTDFKRKWGNRRLEDNWRRSVRNNSDITTNTANSSQTVNPGVVLPNMQKSTEDVASNNAKQDLLQSIPVTPEQIEKSNQRIYNAYVDLAVFYRDVLNDKPEAIATFEQLLKRFPKDENLAANYYNLYRLYADVNPSRSEEYKTLILNQYPNSTFARVITDPDFARRLDDKDAELNAFYNQIYDLYVQRQYPRVITRSDELLRQYPDNRISPQIAYLRALASGHQEKVTPFRSELVQINTRYPNDALITPLVRQHLIYIDANQAEMATRRFAVIDSDPNAPVFIPEPVVQPKLQQPVIAAAKPPVNKPEPKPAVKEPVVAKTPPVEKTVAPAPTVTAPVIPPPAPSIFNNRDSTNYYFTINVSSGTTNLSSSRFGFGQFNRTIYRGNGVKHQLKPVGADNQLIYIGVFNSKDAAKEYARQIVPLLPQIMKVPADKYSFFIITQENLDKLADRKTLDSYIDYYQKNF
- a CDS encoding AtpZ/AtpI family protein: MSKPVNNYIKYTGIAFQMVVIIGVFTFIGYELDTRAAHATMWVTAILSLIGVFISLYLVIKSLKD